AATGAAGAGCGTGAAAAGGTTGCCGGAGAAGGCGATGCCGAGTGCGGCCGAGATCGCTATGGCGAAGCAGATATAGAAGCGCGTCTGCTTCTTTTCGCCGGCGCCGCGCATATAGCCGATCGAATAAATGGCCGTCACGATCCAGAGGCCGGAGGCAACCGTCGCGAAGAGCATCCCTAACGGCTCTATCGCGAAATTCACGACCAGTCCCGGCATGACCTCGAAAAGAGTGATCGAAGGACGCGCTCCGTCGAGAAAGCCATTCAGCAGGTAGAGGACGACGGCGAAAGTCAGGAGGGACGCGATGACGCTGGTGGCGTCGCGCAGATTGGGACGGCTGCCGAGAGCGGCGATCATAAAGGTCGCCGCAGCCGGCAGGCCGAGAGCGATCAGGAGGGCGGTCGTATCGGTCATCATGCTCTCCTCACTGCCACATTATATGAGAGGAACTGATGAGCGAGTTGGCCGCCCGGCTGGCAGCACCCGTTGTCATGGTCGCCGTTATTCCAAACCACACTGTGAGGGCGACGAGAAACCATGTTGGTACCAACATGGAGAGCGGCGCTTCTCTCCTGGACACACCTTCCGGCGCGGGTTGGAGATAGGCCTGTTCGACGACGCGCCAGACATAAATAATGGCCAACAATGACGAGCCCATGATGAGAAGAGCAACCGGCCACCATCCCAGTTCTATGGCCGCCTGCACCAGGTACCATTTGCTGATGAAGCCAACGGTCAGCGGGAGGCCTATCAGGCTGAGGCCGGCGATTACGAAGGCGGCAGTCGTCCATGGCATGTCGCGGCCGACGCCGCGAAGTGACTTGATAGAGCTGCTGCCGGTCGCAAAGATGAAGCAGCCGGCGACCATAAAGAGGGCTCCCTTTGTGATCGCGTGATTGAAGAGATGAATAATGGATGCTGTAAGCCCCGTATGCGTGAGAAAGGCGAGGCCGAGCAGAATGTAGCCGATTTGTGCGATGCTCGAGTAAGCGAGCATGCGCTTCAGGTCATCCTGGAAAATGGCGACGAGGGAAGCCGCAAACATCGCAACGATAGCGAGCGGCAAGACAACATTTTTCAGGGTGGCCGCCTGGAAGGCGTAGTCGAAGCCAAAGACCGTGAACATGAAGCGCAGCAGCACGTAGACGGCAACTTTTGTGGCGGTCGCAGCGAGGAAAGCCGTCACCGCCGAAGGCGCGAAGCTGTAAGCGTTAGGTAGCCACAGATGCAGCGGGAACATCGCAAGCTTCAGCCCCATGCCGATGAGGATAAAGACGAAGCCTGTGCGCAGGGTTCGACTATCGCCATGCGCCGCTATTCTCTCTCCTAGGTCGGCCATGTTGAGCGTGCCCGTGACCATATAGAGCATGCCGATGCCGATGACGAAGAAGGTTGCTCCGATGGTGCCCATGATCAAGTAATTGTAGGAGGCGGTAAGGGCGCGCTTGTTGCGCCACGCACCTGCGGCGACGAGGGCATAAGTCGAGAGCGAAGAAATTTCGAGAAATACGAATACGTTGAACGCATCGCCGGTGATTGTGACGCCGAGAAGGCCGGTCAGGCAAAGAAGGAAGGCGGTATAGAAGAGAACCTGGCGCTCGGCAGGTATTTCGTAATCGACGCTTTTTCGCGCATAGGGCAACACCAGCGCAGCGAGGCCCGACACGATCACGAGCACGAATGCGTTGAGCGTATCGACGCGATATTCAATGCCTGCCGGAGGAGCCCAACCACCCATCTCATAAGAAATGATGGTGCCTCCGGAAGTGGCAATGAAAAGCGATATGGAAATCGCGAATGTGAAAAAGGAAATGAGCGTTGCAAAGGCCCAGGCCCGGGTGCCCGAACCGAGCATCGCGCAGACCGGCGCCGCGACAAGCGGCAGGACGACCTGAAGAGCCGGGAGATTTGCCTCTATCATGGCGAGCATCAGCGGGATACCTCACCCTGAAGAACGCCTTCGGCGAATTCCATCTCATGCTCCATGACGAGAAGTTCGTCCTCCTCGATGGTGCCATAGGTTTCCCGGATGCGAACGACCAGAGCGAGCGCAAGCGCCGTTGTTGCAATGCCGACCACGATGGCGGTGAGGATCAGGACGTGGGGCAGGGGATTTGAATAGACCGCATCCGGATCGTCGATAAGCACGGGGGGCGTGCCGCCGATGACCTTGCCCATCGAGATGTAGAGCATGAAGACGGATGATTGAAAGATGTTCAGGCCGACGATCTTTTTTACGAGATTGCCACGGCTGACGGTCACGTACATTCCGGTCATCATCAGAATGACGAACATCCAGTAATTGTAATGACCGACGACAAATTCCAGATCGAGAATAATCTCAGACATTACCAATCCTCGTCCTTGAGCGGCGGATTGTGCCGCGCGAAGGCGACGAAAAGGGCGATCATGACCGATGCGACGCATACACCAACGCCGAACTCAACCGCGATGATGCCCCATACCTGCGCATCGGCGGGATTGTCGGCGAGCACGTTGTAGCCCAGGAATGCATCGCCCAGCAGCATGGTGAGGACGCCCGTCCCCGCATAGATGAGGACACCTATGCCCGCGAAGATATGGCAGACACGGGGAGGGAGAACCTTCATCATCGCATCGATGCCAAACACCAATGCATAGAGGATGAAGGCGACGGCGAAGAGGACGCCGGCCTGAAAGCCGCCGCCAGGGCTGTAGTCGCCATGCCATTGCACATAGAGCGCGTAAAGGATGATCGGCGGGATAAGAAGCTTCGAGACGACGCGGAGTACGGAATGATGTTCCATGGCTATTCGTCCTTCCGGCCGTTCGACGCGGGACGCTTGCTGGAGGCGCCCAGCAACAGCAGCACGGCGACCGCAGCCGTAAACACCACCAGTACCTCGCCCAGAGTATCGAAACCTCGATAGCTTGCCAGAATGGCGGTCACCACGTTTGGAATCCCGGTTTCCACCGGTGTTCTCTCGAGATATTCACGAGCGAGATGCTCTTGTGATGGATTGTCGGCCGCTCCGAATGTCGGCATATCCAGCGTGCCGTAGATGAGCGCCGCTCCGGTAACGAGACAGACAAGAAGAGGAAGGA
Above is a window of Parvibaculum lavamentivorans DS-1 DNA encoding:
- a CDS encoding DUF4040 domain-containing protein — its product is MSANLIGIAVIDILLFTFLVITAIAITRLRNLFAVVMLAGVFSLLSAALFATLDAMDVAFTEAAVGAGISTVLLLGTLALTGREEKKPVHSPFLPLLVCLVTGAALIYGTLDMPTFGAADNPSQEHLAREYLERTPVETGIPNVVTAILASYRGFDTLGEVLVVFTAAVAVLLLLGASSKRPASNGRKDE
- a CDS encoding Na(+)/H(+) antiporter subunit B; this encodes MEHHSVLRVVSKLLIPPIILYALYVQWHGDYSPGGGFQAGVLFAVAFILYALVFGIDAMMKVLPPRVCHIFAGIGVLIYAGTGVLTMLLGDAFLGYNVLADNPADAQVWGIIAVEFGVGVCVASVMIALFVAFARHNPPLKDEDW
- a CDS encoding cation:proton antiporter subunit C is translated as MSEIILDLEFVVGHYNYWMFVILMMTGMYVTVSRGNLVKKIVGLNIFQSSVFMLYISMGKVIGGTPPVLIDDPDAVYSNPLPHVLILTAIVVGIATTALALALVVRIRETYGTIEEDELLVMEHEMEFAEGVLQGEVSR
- a CDS encoding monovalent cation/H+ antiporter subunit D family protein, with the translated sequence MLAMIEANLPALQVVLPLVAAPVCAMLGSGTRAWAFATLISFFTFAISISLFIATSGGTIISYEMGGWAPPAGIEYRVDTLNAFVLVIVSGLAALVLPYARKSVDYEIPAERQVLFYTAFLLCLTGLLGVTITGDAFNVFVFLEISSLSTYALVAAGAWRNKRALTASYNYLIMGTIGATFFVIGIGMLYMVTGTLNMADLGERIAAHGDSRTLRTGFVFILIGMGLKLAMFPLHLWLPNAYSFAPSAVTAFLAATATKVAVYVLLRFMFTVFGFDYAFQAATLKNVVLPLAIVAMFAASLVAIFQDDLKRMLAYSSIAQIGYILLGLAFLTHTGLTASIIHLFNHAITKGALFMVAGCFIFATGSSSIKSLRGVGRDMPWTTAAFVIAGLSLIGLPLTVGFISKWYLVQAAIELGWWPVALLIMGSSLLAIIYVWRVVEQAYLQPAPEGVSRREAPLSMLVPTWFLVALTVWFGITATMTTGAASRAANSLISSSHIMWQ